Proteins from a single region of Paraglaciecola sp. T6c:
- a CDS encoding protein phosphatase CheZ, with protein sequence MTSHPAPMKLEDAKQLVALLESGNNQGAQQLLDSVNDTNSVELFEEVGKLTRQLHDSLNNFQLDERIANLANEEIPDAKTRLTYVIETTEQAANRTMDLVDDCMPIAEKLNSEMNEIIPEWKKLFNRQLELGEFNALCRRLDTFLEEGKDESGKLNALLTEMLLAQGYQDITGQIIRRVIELVKEVEDSLVHMLTMFGGSESAEIPHISDKQADSVKAEGPILDAANRDDVASNQDDVDDLLSSLGF encoded by the coding sequence ATGACCTCACATCCAGCCCCCATGAAGCTAGAAGATGCAAAGCAATTAGTCGCTTTACTTGAAAGTGGTAATAATCAAGGCGCTCAGCAGCTTCTCGATAGTGTCAATGACACCAATTCTGTCGAACTGTTCGAAGAGGTAGGTAAATTAACTCGCCAACTTCATGATTCTTTGAATAACTTTCAACTCGATGAACGTATTGCTAATTTAGCGAATGAAGAGATCCCTGACGCTAAAACGCGGCTCACGTATGTTATTGAAACCACTGAGCAAGCCGCGAATCGCACGATGGACTTAGTCGATGATTGCATGCCCATTGCCGAAAAGCTCAATTCTGAAATGAACGAAATCATTCCTGAGTGGAAGAAGCTTTTTAATCGTCAGTTAGAGCTGGGCGAATTCAATGCCCTGTGCAGACGCCTCGACACCTTTTTAGAAGAGGGCAAGGACGAGTCTGGAAAATTAAACGCATTATTAACCGAGATGCTACTAGCTCAAGGCTATCAGGACATCACAGGGCAAATTATTCGCCGGGTCATTGAACTAGTTAAAGAAGTAGAAGACAGCCTAGTGCATATGTTAACGATGTTCGGTGGATCAGAGTCAGCGGAAATTCCTCATATATCTGATAAACAAGCCGATAGTGTTAAAGCGGAAGGCCCAATTCTCGATGCAGCTAACCGTGACGACGTCGCATCTAATCAAGATGATGTTGATGATTTACTGTCAAGTTTAGGATTTTAG
- the cheY gene encoding chemotaxis response regulator CheY has translation MDKNMKILVVDDFSTMRRIIKNLLKDLGFTNIQEADDGSTALPMLQQGDFDFVVTDWNMPGMQGIDLLRAIRADENLKHTPVLMVTAEAKKEQIVAAAQAGVNGYVIKPFTAATLKEKLAKIFERLG, from the coding sequence TTGGATAAGAATATGAAAATTTTGGTTGTTGATGATTTCTCGACAATGCGTCGCATCATCAAGAACCTATTGAAAGATCTAGGTTTTACTAATATTCAAGAAGCGGATGATGGCAGTACCGCATTGCCTATGCTTCAACAAGGTGATTTTGATTTTGTAGTGACTGACTGGAACATGCCAGGCATGCAAGGAATTGATTTATTGCGGGCGATCCGTGCCGACGAAAACCTTAAACACACACCAGTGTTAATGGTAACGGCAGAAGCCAAAAAAGAACAAATTGTAGCGGCGGCGCAGGCTGGTGTTAATGGGTATGTTATCAAACCATTTACTGCTGCGACCCTTAAAGAGAAGTTGGCCAAGATATTTGAACGCTTAGGTTAG
- a CDS encoding RNA polymerase sigma factor FliA, producing the protein MNSKAAAYQQLDDRNALVERHAPLVKRIAHHLIARLPASVLVDDLIQAGMIGLLEASRNFDGTKGASFETFAGIRIRGSMLDEIRKGDWTPRSVHKNGRAITDAINKVERETGRDARDVDIAKKLEVSIEQYHQMLGEVNAGKIIGMEDLGVSEDVVTTEQTKGSDTPFEDLLQGSFQKALAHAITTLPEREAIVLSLYYDEELNLREIGEVLDVSESRVSQIHSQAMLKLKSKMQTWRIEE; encoded by the coding sequence GTGAACAGTAAAGCCGCTGCGTATCAGCAGTTAGATGACAGAAATGCACTGGTGGAGCGTCATGCTCCATTGGTAAAGCGCATTGCTCATCATCTTATTGCCCGCTTACCCGCCAGCGTATTGGTCGACGATCTCATTCAAGCCGGTATGATTGGTTTACTTGAAGCGTCTCGTAACTTCGATGGCACCAAAGGTGCGAGTTTTGAGACCTTTGCAGGTATTCGAATTCGCGGCTCTATGCTTGACGAAATTCGAAAAGGTGATTGGACACCACGCTCTGTGCATAAAAATGGCCGTGCGATAACGGATGCCATTAATAAAGTTGAGCGTGAGACAGGCCGTGACGCCAGAGATGTAGATATAGCCAAAAAACTTGAAGTCAGCATTGAGCAATATCACCAAATGCTTGGTGAAGTGAATGCAGGTAAAATTATTGGCATGGAAGATTTAGGGGTATCGGAAGATGTGGTGACAACAGAGCAAACTAAAGGCTCTGATACTCCGTTTGAAGATTTGCTCCAAGGCTCTTTTCAAAAAGCCTTAGCCCATGCCATTACAACCTTACCTGAGCGTGAAGCAATCGTATTATCATTGTACTATGACGAAGAATTGAATCTACGTGAAATAGGTGAAGTTCTAGACGTGAGTGAATCACGTGTTAGCCAAATACACAGTCAAGCTATGCTAAAACTAAAAAGTAAAATGCAGACTTGGCGTATTGAAGAATAA
- a CDS encoding MinD/ParA family protein gives MIEDQASSLRRMNQSRLIKVIAVTGGKGGVGKTNVTLNTAISMAQQGKRVMVLDADLGLANVDVLLGLRVVKNLSHVLSGECTLDEVLVEGPHGIKIAPATSGSQSMTELTPTEHAGLIRAFSELRSQIDVLIVDTAAGISDMVLSFSRASQDILVVVCDEPTSLTDAYALIKILNKEHGVFRFKIVANMVRNMREGQELFNKLTKVTDRFLDVALELVATVPFDENIRKSVRKQKAIVEAYPTSPAAIAIKKLAQQAAGWPVPSQPGGHLEFFLEQLVAKKAVGDIR, from the coding sequence ATGATTGAGGACCAAGCGAGTAGCTTAAGAAGAATGAATCAATCTCGATTAATTAAAGTGATCGCCGTTACCGGTGGTAAGGGCGGCGTGGGTAAAACCAACGTCACGTTAAATACCGCGATCTCTATGGCCCAGCAGGGTAAGAGAGTCATGGTATTAGACGCAGATTTAGGCTTAGCCAACGTGGATGTGTTACTTGGCTTACGTGTGGTGAAAAACCTTTCACATGTATTGTCAGGGGAATGCACTCTAGACGAAGTCCTTGTTGAAGGTCCCCACGGGATTAAAATTGCGCCAGCAACCTCTGGCAGTCAGTCAATGACTGAACTCACTCCAACCGAACATGCAGGCTTAATTAGAGCATTCAGTGAGCTGCGCTCGCAAATTGACGTATTAATTGTTGATACTGCGGCAGGTATTTCAGATATGGTTTTAAGTTTCTCACGTGCCTCGCAAGATATCCTAGTGGTAGTGTGTGATGAACCTACATCTCTCACAGATGCCTATGCATTGATCAAAATTTTGAATAAAGAGCACGGTGTTTTTCGTTTTAAAATTGTCGCCAATATGGTGCGCAATATGCGAGAAGGACAAGAGCTGTTCAATAAGTTAACAAAAGTCACCGACCGCTTTTTAGACGTGGCCTTAGAACTAGTCGCCACTGTACCGTTTGATGAAAATATTCGTAAGTCGGTTCGTAAGCAAAAAGCGATTGTTGAAGCATATCCAACTTCGCCAGCGGCTATCGCTATTAAAAAGCTAGCTCAACAGGCAGCAGGTTGGCCAGTGCCTTCTCAGCCAGGAGGGCATTTAGAGTTCTTCCTTGAGCAGTTGGTGGCCAAAAAAGCCGTGGGCGATATTCGGTGA
- the flhF gene encoding flagellar biosynthesis protein FlhF, which translates to MKIRRFYGKDMREALKQVKDELGDDAVIMSNKKLSNGVEIVAAYDKEPAASPKRAESSLTSAPKPRAESTPTLSEIIGDSGPDSLRALLEKQIQAKESAHQASQPVAQPAKPQNVTSQPQRQTQAQPEVPNVPHQQDALNEMRQELASLRNVLQFQVAGLLQQDKGRNHPLHGYLTNKLQKMGISEALANEVVSYTPADTDERQAWLFLLKLLANRIQTEESNLLTKGGIAVLMGPTGTGKTTTVAKLAAQAAQKYGAQNVGLITIDSYRIAAYEQISTYARIIGCSVKKAQNAEELSDLLFQFRNKRLILIDTAGFGQRDVRLIKQLETLKQSTTANISSYLVMQANSQYQVMQQTIAAYKQISLQGCIFTKIDECYSLGEAISAAIEHKLSVSFITDGQKVPEDLKVADAKFLITSAAKLYKKHVLIHTSGNSLNNAAVAV; encoded by the coding sequence GTGAAAATTAGACGCTTTTATGGCAAAGACATGCGCGAGGCTTTGAAACAAGTCAAAGACGAGTTGGGCGATGATGCAGTCATCATGTCTAATAAAAAGCTAAGCAATGGTGTGGAAATTGTCGCTGCATATGACAAAGAGCCAGCTGCAAGCCCTAAGCGCGCCGAGTCCAGTTTGACGTCTGCACCGAAGCCCAGAGCAGAATCCACTCCTACCCTCAGTGAAATCATCGGTGACAGCGGACCGGATAGCCTTAGAGCATTGCTTGAAAAACAAATTCAAGCAAAAGAGTCAGCTCATCAAGCGAGTCAGCCTGTTGCTCAGCCTGCAAAGCCTCAAAATGTAACAAGTCAGCCGCAACGCCAAACGCAGGCGCAACCAGAGGTACCCAACGTACCGCATCAGCAAGACGCATTAAATGAAATGCGTCAAGAGCTAGCCTCTTTACGTAATGTGCTTCAGTTCCAAGTGGCTGGTCTTTTGCAACAAGACAAAGGACGAAACCATCCTTTACACGGCTATTTAACCAACAAGTTACAAAAGATGGGTATCAGTGAAGCACTGGCCAATGAAGTGGTTTCTTATACCCCGGCAGATACTGATGAGCGTCAAGCTTGGTTGTTTTTATTAAAACTGCTGGCTAATCGCATACAAACTGAAGAAAGTAACTTACTGACCAAAGGCGGCATCGCAGTTTTAATGGGCCCTACTGGGACTGGAAAGACAACGACTGTGGCAAAACTTGCCGCACAAGCTGCGCAAAAATACGGTGCTCAAAATGTCGGCTTGATCACCATTGACAGCTATCGAATCGCTGCTTACGAGCAAATTTCTACCTATGCCAGAATTATTGGTTGCTCGGTGAAAAAAGCGCAGAACGCTGAAGAGTTATCAGATCTGTTATTCCAGTTTAGGAATAAGCGCCTTATACTTATTGATACTGCAGGGTTTGGGCAAAGAGATGTTAGACTGATCAAGCAGTTAGAAACGTTGAAGCAGAGTACAACGGCGAATATCAGCAGTTATTTGGTCATGCAAGCCAACAGTCAATATCAAGTTATGCAGCAAACCATTGCTGCTTACAAACAGATTTCTTTACAGGGTTGTATTTTCACCAAAATAGATGAATGCTACAGTCTTGGAGAGGCAATTAGTGCGGCCATCGAGCACAAATTGTCCGTGAGCTTTATTACCGATGGCCAAAAGGTTCCGGAAGACTTGAAAGTGGCAGATGCAAAATTTTTAATAACCAGCGCCGCTAAGCTTTATAAAAAGCACGTATTAATTCATACTAGTGGTAACTCACTAAATAACGCAGCAGTGGCAGTATGA
- the flhA gene encoding flagellar biosynthesis protein FlhA — translation MQLTAYLNRFDKNQFQSVMSGLGAPLVLLAIMGMVILPMPAFLLDVLFSFNIALSLVIILVSVFTKKPVDFGIFPLVLLIATVLRLALNVASTRIVLLEGHEGGDAAGKVIQAFGEVVIGGNYAVGIVVFAILLIINFKVVTAGAGRISEVSARFTLDAMPGKQMAIDADLNAGFIDQDEARKRRFEVTSEADFYGSMDGASKFVKGDAVAGLFIMLINIVGGLFIGIFQHDLAFGQAVEIYTLLTIGDGLVAQIPSLLLSVATAIIVTRENDSQEMGQELTRQLGNRQALYITSGILFVMGIVPGMPHVAFLGFSALVGGYAYYQHWSEKKLASQPEVLAPEKERGTPKPAEIKELGWDDVQHVDTIGLEVGYRLIPLVDKSQGGELLTRIKGVRKKLSQELGFLIPPVHIRDNLDLSPNNYTISMLGVSVGEAEISHDDELAINPGQVFGKLDGTVTKDPAFGLDAVWIRSNQREHAQTLGYTVVDSATVVATHLSQLLTNNAYQLLGHEEVQQLLDMLAKQSPKLVEGLVPDILSLSTVVKVLQTLLYEGVPIRDLRTIVQTLCEYGPKSQDPDVLVSALRISLKRLIIQEINGGQAELPVITLAPELEQMLHQSLQAGGGDGAGIEPGLAERLQKSLNDASQQQELAGEPAVLLTSGMLRPVLSRFLKHAVQGLHVLSYQEIPDDKQIKIVSAVGQ, via the coding sequence ATGCAACTAACAGCTTATCTTAATCGTTTCGACAAAAATCAATTTCAGTCTGTTATGTCTGGACTTGGTGCGCCTCTTGTATTGTTGGCCATCATGGGAATGGTTATTTTACCCATGCCAGCGTTTCTTCTCGACGTGCTGTTTAGCTTTAATATTGCTTTATCACTGGTCATTATCTTAGTGTCTGTTTTCACTAAGAAGCCCGTCGACTTCGGAATTTTCCCACTCGTTCTGCTAATTGCCACTGTACTGCGCTTAGCCTTGAATGTGGCATCAACACGGATTGTTTTGCTGGAAGGGCACGAAGGCGGTGATGCGGCGGGGAAAGTGATCCAAGCATTTGGCGAAGTGGTTATTGGTGGTAACTACGCTGTGGGTATTGTGGTATTTGCCATTCTGTTGATTATTAACTTTAAAGTGGTGACCGCAGGTGCTGGACGTATCTCAGAAGTGAGCGCACGCTTTACGTTAGATGCAATGCCAGGTAAGCAAATGGCCATTGATGCAGATTTAAACGCAGGTTTTATCGACCAAGATGAAGCCCGTAAACGCCGGTTTGAAGTGACCAGTGAAGCCGACTTCTATGGCTCAATGGACGGTGCGTCTAAATTCGTAAAAGGGGATGCGGTTGCAGGGTTATTCATTATGTTGATCAACATAGTGGGCGGTTTATTCATTGGCATTTTTCAACACGACTTAGCCTTCGGGCAGGCCGTCGAGATTTATACATTGCTAACCATAGGTGATGGCCTAGTTGCACAAATTCCTTCGTTATTGTTGTCTGTAGCGACAGCGATAATCGTCACTCGTGAAAACGACTCCCAAGAAATGGGACAAGAACTCACTCGTCAATTAGGTAATCGCCAAGCGTTATACATCACCAGTGGTATTTTGTTTGTCATGGGTATAGTGCCGGGCATGCCGCATGTGGCTTTCTTGGGGTTTAGTGCGTTAGTGGGCGGATATGCTTATTACCAGCACTGGAGCGAAAAGAAATTGGCCTCACAGCCGGAAGTATTGGCGCCTGAAAAAGAACGTGGCACACCAAAACCTGCTGAAATCAAAGAACTAGGTTGGGATGACGTGCAACACGTTGACACCATTGGTTTAGAAGTAGGTTACCGCTTGATCCCGCTGGTAGATAAATCACAAGGCGGCGAGTTATTGACACGTATCAAAGGGGTCCGTAAGAAGTTGTCTCAAGAGCTTGGCTTTCTTATACCTCCAGTTCATATTCGCGATAATTTAGATTTAAGTCCTAACAACTACACCATATCCATGTTGGGAGTCTCTGTTGGCGAAGCGGAGATCAGCCACGACGACGAGCTGGCGATTAACCCAGGTCAGGTATTTGGCAAATTAGATGGAACCGTGACAAAAGATCCAGCATTTGGCCTAGATGCCGTATGGATCCGCTCGAACCAACGTGAGCACGCACAAACGTTAGGTTATACCGTGGTCGATAGCGCCACGGTTGTCGCGACTCACCTAAGTCAACTTCTGACTAATAATGCGTATCAATTACTTGGTCACGAAGAGGTTCAGCAGTTGTTGGATATGCTTGCCAAGCAAAGCCCTAAATTAGTAGAAGGTTTAGTACCTGATATTTTGTCACTTAGTACCGTGGTTAAAGTACTGCAAACGCTATTGTACGAAGGCGTGCCTATCCGTGATTTACGCACCATTGTACAAACCTTGTGTGAGTATGGACCTAAGAGTCAAGATCCTGATGTGTTGGTGTCTGCGCTGCGTATCTCTCTTAAGCGCCTCATCATTCAAGAGATCAATGGCGGACAAGCCGAGTTACCAGTCATAACTTTGGCGCCAGAGTTGGAACAGATGTTGCACCAGTCATTACAAGCCGGTGGAGGAGATGGCGCAGGAATAGAACCTGGTTTAGCTGAACGTTTACAAAAGTCACTAAATGATGCTTCTCAACAGCAAGAATTAGCGGGCGAACCTGCGGTGTTACTCACCTCAGGTATGTTACGCCCAGTGTTATCAAGGTTCTTGAAGCACGCAGTACAAGGTTTGCATGTGTTGTCATATCAAGAAATTCCAGATGACAAACAAATTAAAATAGTCAGTGCGGTGGGTCAATAG
- the flhB gene encoding flagellar biosynthesis protein FlhB, with the protein MSDANEKTEDPTSKKITDSRKKGQVARSKELSTALVLVFSAAAFIMMGGQIAKAIYLVTQRTFTLSRDETYDFTHMFQAWGSAIETVATPVMLYMVIITAAGIYGNIALGGYNFTWQGAAPKANKLNPLAGFKRMFGMNGLVELLKAIAKVIVVMGMAYVAMLVFKDEALHLDLELYPQNLFHAMDLISWAFLMMCCALIPIAAFDVPYQSYKHNKEMKMSKQEVKDENKNAEGDPQVKNRIRRLQFQAAANRMMQEVPTADVVVTNPTHYSIALKYDQQGTRAPVLVAKGVDEMAMHIRKIADAHEVPIVASPMLARAIYYSTEVESEIPAKLFMAVAQILAYVFQLKAYKNGKGKRPKSVPTNLPIPYELRR; encoded by the coding sequence ATGTCTGACGCTAATGAAAAAACAGAAGACCCCACATCCAAAAAGATCACCGACTCCAGAAAAAAGGGCCAAGTCGCGCGATCCAAAGAACTCTCGACGGCCCTTGTTTTAGTCTTTAGCGCTGCTGCGTTCATCATGATGGGAGGGCAAATTGCCAAGGCGATTTACCTAGTTACTCAGCGCACATTTACTCTATCGCGTGATGAAACCTATGACTTTACGCATATGTTTCAAGCATGGGGCTCAGCGATCGAAACAGTCGCCACGCCCGTTATGCTGTACATGGTCATCATTACCGCAGCGGGCATTTACGGCAATATTGCGCTTGGTGGCTACAATTTCACCTGGCAGGGAGCGGCACCTAAAGCCAATAAGCTCAATCCGCTCGCTGGCTTTAAGCGCATGTTTGGTATGAATGGTTTAGTTGAATTGCTTAAAGCGATAGCCAAAGTGATAGTGGTGATGGGCATGGCTTATGTCGCTATGTTGGTATTTAAGGATGAAGCTTTACACCTTGATTTAGAACTGTATCCACAAAACTTATTTCATGCAATGGACTTAATATCATGGGCATTTCTCATGATGTGCTGTGCACTTATTCCTATCGCGGCGTTTGATGTGCCGTATCAAAGTTACAAGCACAACAAAGAAATGAAAATGTCGAAACAGGAAGTGAAAGACGAAAACAAAAACGCTGAAGGTGACCCACAGGTTAAAAACCGTATTCGTCGATTACAATTTCAAGCTGCTGCAAACCGTATGATGCAAGAAGTACCTACGGCCGATGTGGTGGTAACGAACCCGACGCATTATTCCATCGCCTTGAAATATGATCAACAAGGCACCCGAGCACCCGTGCTCGTTGCCAAAGGGGTCGATGAAATGGCGATGCATATACGTAAAATAGCCGACGCACATGAAGTGCCTATTGTCGCATCGCCCATGTTGGCTCGAGCAATTTATTACTCTACTGAAGTGGAGTCTGAGATCCCGGCTAAGCTATTCATGGCCGTGGCGCAAATTTTGGCTTATGTCTTTCAACTAAAAGCCTACAAAAATGGCAAGGGAAAACGTCCTAAGTCAGTACCCACAAACCTTCCTATCCCTTACGAATTGAGGCGCTAA
- the fliR gene encoding flagellar biosynthetic protein FliR — MAFSADIITQFMGDMLLPFMRISGMLATMVGLSAKTVPTTVRALLTLFITFIILPVIPPVPVVEILSVSTFVLVIQQLIIGISLGFISTMVLNTFVLAGQVVAMQTGLGFASIVDPVNGINVPAVGQFYLILATLLFWALDGHLAMIRMVVMSFTAFPVGEAWLQPEQFREIAHWAGWMFISAVTLSLAPIVSLLIVNLAFGVMTKAAPQLNIFSLGFSIAQIMGLVIIWITMDNFTYHFEVQWDRAQQMMCQLVRVCP, encoded by the coding sequence ATGGCGTTTTCCGCCGACATTATCACTCAGTTCATGGGTGACATGTTACTGCCATTCATGCGTATATCGGGCATGTTGGCGACCATGGTTGGCTTGAGTGCGAAAACAGTTCCCACTACTGTACGCGCTTTATTGACGCTGTTTATTACTTTCATTATTTTGCCTGTTATACCGCCTGTGCCGGTTGTAGAAATACTCTCAGTAAGTACCTTCGTGTTGGTGATCCAGCAACTTATTATCGGTATTTCCCTGGGGTTTATCTCAACCATGGTGCTGAATACCTTTGTATTGGCAGGGCAAGTCGTGGCGATGCAAACAGGGCTTGGATTTGCTTCCATCGTCGACCCAGTCAATGGCATCAATGTACCCGCGGTAGGTCAGTTCTACTTAATTCTAGCGACTTTGCTCTTTTGGGCGCTAGATGGCCATTTAGCCATGATCCGTATGGTGGTGATGAGCTTTACTGCATTTCCAGTAGGAGAAGCGTGGCTTCAGCCAGAGCAATTTAGAGAAATCGCCCATTGGGCTGGTTGGATGTTTATTTCCGCCGTGACCTTGTCTTTAGCGCCGATTGTATCTTTATTGATTGTTAACTTGGCGTTCGGTGTTATGACCAAGGCGGCGCCGCAATTGAACATTTTTAGTTTGGGTTTCAGTATCGCGCAAATCATGGGTTTGGTGATTATCTGGATCACCATGGATAATTTCACTTACCACTTTGAAGTACAGTGGGATAGAGCTCAGCAAATGATGTGTCAGCTCGTTAGAGTTTGTCCTTAA
- the fliQ gene encoding flagellar biosynthesis protein FliQ, whose amino-acid sequence MAPEVFVDILKEALNMVILLVSAIILPSLFVGLIVAVFQAATSINEQTMSFLPRLIVTLLALSWGGHWLVQQLMDFTFTMVERIPEVVG is encoded by the coding sequence ATGGCACCAGAGGTCTTTGTTGACATATTGAAAGAAGCCTTGAACATGGTCATTTTGTTGGTGTCAGCCATCATCTTACCTAGCTTGTTTGTGGGGTTAATCGTCGCAGTATTTCAAGCCGCCACATCCATAAACGAACAGACAATGAGCTTTCTACCGCGCTTGATTGTCACTTTATTGGCCCTTAGCTGGGGTGGACATTGGCTAGTACAGCAGTTAATGGACTTCACCTTCACTATGGTAGAGCGTATCCCGGAAGTGGTGGGTTAG
- the fliP gene encoding flagellar type III secretion system pore protein FliP (The bacterial flagellar biogenesis protein FliP forms a type III secretion system (T3SS)-type pore required for flagellar assembly.) — translation MNKIFLLLLATGLLMVPSWVLAEPGIPALTMTENADGSQDYTMTLQVVAIMTALSLLPAFIMMMTSFTRIIIVLSILRQAIGLQQSPSNQILIGVSLFLSMFIMAPVFEKINETALQPYLSEQITSIQAYELAKEPLRGFMLAQTRIKDLETFVEIGGYEDQFQEPADVPMNVLIPAFVTSELKTAFQIGFMLFIPFLILDLVVASILMAMGMMMLSPMIVSLPFKLMLFVLVDGWNLIFGTLANSFGMGT, via the coding sequence ATGAATAAGATTTTTTTACTGCTATTGGCGACGGGACTATTAATGGTTCCTAGTTGGGTTCTTGCCGAGCCCGGTATCCCCGCGCTGACCATGACTGAAAACGCGGATGGCTCGCAAGATTACACCATGACATTGCAAGTGGTGGCGATCATGACTGCGCTGAGCTTGTTGCCTGCATTTATTATGATGATGACGTCTTTCACTCGTATCATCATCGTACTCTCTATTTTGCGTCAAGCGATTGGTTTGCAACAATCCCCTTCCAACCAAATATTGATAGGCGTGAGCTTATTCCTGTCTATGTTTATCATGGCGCCAGTGTTTGAAAAAATTAATGAAACAGCGCTGCAGCCATACTTAAGTGAACAAATCACCTCGATACAAGCTTACGAACTAGCCAAAGAGCCGTTGCGGGGTTTTATGCTGGCACAGACGAGAATAAAAGATTTAGAAACATTTGTGGAAATAGGCGGCTATGAAGATCAGTTTCAAGAGCCAGCCGATGTGCCAATGAATGTGCTGATACCCGCTTTTGTCACTAGCGAATTGAAAACCGCGTTTCAAATCGGTTTTATGTTGTTCATTCCATTTCTTATTTTGGACTTGGTGGTAGCGTCAATCCTCATGGCTATGGGGATGATGATGTTATCGCCTATGATCGTTTCGCTGCCCTTCAAGCTAATGTTGTTCGTGTTGGTGGATGGTTGGAACCTTATTTTTGGCACACTAGCAAACAGCTTTGGAATGGGGACTTAG
- the fliO gene encoding flagellar biosynthetic protein FliO, with the protein MLLVNWKESKSSAKQTSFKTRVWYVLSPLFLASNTAFAEAKTLSDTSSIVSIFLSLLLVIAVVFMLAFIMRRFNVTGGSTGQLKVIASLAAGTKERVLVIEVGEEQHLIGVTAQNINHLAKLDTPISNDKPPVGDNFKDKLNMFMADKLQPNANTGSKKSAGVHDE; encoded by the coding sequence ATGTTATTAGTCAACTGGAAAGAATCAAAAAGCTCCGCTAAACAAACCTCTTTTAAAACAAGGGTTTGGTATGTACTGAGCCCTCTGTTTTTAGCTTCAAATACAGCATTTGCTGAAGCTAAAACCCTCTCTGATACCTCATCCATAGTGTCAATTTTTCTATCCCTACTGCTGGTGATCGCGGTGGTTTTCATGTTGGCGTTCATAATGCGACGGTTTAACGTCACTGGCGGCAGCACGGGGCAATTAAAAGTGATAGCTTCTTTAGCGGCAGGCACTAAAGAGCGCGTGCTCGTCATAGAAGTGGGTGAAGAACAGCACCTCATTGGTGTGACGGCGCAGAATATTAATCACTTAGCAAAACTCGACACGCCTATTTCAAATGACAAACCGCCTGTTGGTGACAATTTCAAAGATAAACTGAATATGTTTATGGCAGATAAGTTACAGCCTAACGCCAACACTGGCAGCAAAAAAAGTGCGGGAGTCCACGATGAATAA
- the fliN gene encoding flagellar motor switch protein FliN, with protein sequence MSEEEGLDDWAAAMAEQADEESKDGNATVAEYDELEEDKEISPAEKRKLDTILDIPVTISMEVGRSHISIRNLLQLNQGSVVELDRVAGEPLDVLVNGTLIAHGEVVVVNDKFGIRLTDVISQLERIKKLR encoded by the coding sequence ATGAGCGAAGAAGAAGGTTTAGATGATTGGGCAGCGGCCATGGCTGAACAAGCAGATGAAGAAAGCAAAGACGGTAACGCTACTGTTGCCGAATATGACGAGCTTGAAGAAGACAAAGAGATATCCCCTGCGGAAAAGCGCAAGTTAGATACGATTTTGGATATTCCTGTGACTATTTCTATGGAAGTAGGACGTAGCCATATCAGTATTCGCAATTTATTGCAGTTGAACCAAGGTTCTGTCGTTGAGTTAGACCGTGTCGCAGGTGAGCCACTTGATGTGTTAGTAAATGGCACGTTGATTGCTCATGGTGAGGTAGTAGTCGTCAACGATAAATTTGGTATTCGCTTAACTGATGTTATTAGTCAACTGGAAAGAATCAAAAAGCTCCGCTAA